In Rhizobium lusitanum, a genomic segment contains:
- a CDS encoding MurR/RpiR family transcriptional regulator, whose amino-acid sequence MDAASRNQKKTRRIDRFGERLKNRRASLSPSLLSVADFIDQHRHAILGKSALEIANETGTSDATVIRAIQALGFEGLLDLKDTLEAHIGETDSPSEKMATTARELNSNVDSAIDFVINDHRNAMEALSAPSNRQGMADAIAVILGAKRIGVFGIGASGVLATYAARLFSRNGYPSYALNLTGIALAEQLLTMEEGDALIMMAYGRAHREGMTTITEAQRLGIPIVMLLGQEDTVLRKHADASIIIPRAKIEHVALHGPTLVCLESMMLALATAAQETTLQSLDRLITLRSSIRPSKR is encoded by the coding sequence ATGGACGCCGCCTCCAGAAACCAGAAGAAGACGCGCCGGATCGACCGCTTCGGCGAAAGACTGAAGAACCGCCGCGCATCCTTGTCGCCGAGCCTGCTTAGCGTCGCCGATTTTATCGACCAGCATCGCCACGCCATCCTCGGCAAATCCGCGCTCGAAATCGCCAACGAAACCGGCACCTCCGATGCCACGGTCATCCGCGCGATCCAGGCGCTGGGTTTCGAAGGGCTGCTCGACCTCAAGGACACGCTGGAGGCCCACATCGGCGAGACGGATTCTCCGTCCGAGAAGATGGCGACGACCGCGCGGGAGTTGAACAGCAATGTCGATTCCGCCATCGATTTTGTCATCAACGATCACCGCAATGCCATGGAGGCGCTCTCCGCGCCATCCAATCGCCAAGGCATGGCGGATGCCATCGCGGTCATTCTCGGGGCAAAGCGCATCGGCGTTTTCGGCATCGGCGCCTCCGGGGTGCTCGCGACGTATGCCGCCCGTCTCTTTTCCCGCAACGGCTATCCTTCCTATGCACTGAACCTCACCGGGATCGCGCTCGCCGAACAGCTTCTGACCATGGAAGAAGGCGATGCGTTGATCATGATGGCCTATGGCCGGGCACACCGCGAAGGTATGACGACCATCACCGAGGCGCAGCGCCTCGGCATCCCGATCGTCATGCTGCTCGGACAGGAAGACACGGTGCTGCGCAAGCATGCCGATGCATCGATCATCATTCCCCGTGCCAAGATCGAGCACGTCGCACTCCACGGCCCGACCCTCGTCTGCCTTGAATCGATGATGCTCGCGCTCGCCACCGCCGCCCAGGAAACGACTCTGCAATCCCTCGACCGCCTGATTACCCTGCGTAGCTCCATCCGCCCCAGCAAACGTTGA
- a CDS encoding amino acid ABC transporter permease — MGNSLLQAFIDWTGKIGLNYEFLAGGYEAQIWRGGFITTLYLIVLLIPVSLAFGLLFAAMLTSSRKLVSAPVRAFIEITRNTPTLVQLMFSFLVLNTLVSNVLGGAQNNPLSPFFWVVAVVGLHVAALHADAIRAGIEAVPEQTVEAARAIGFTRLQILRFVEAPLAIRASLPALVNNLINLVKLTTVGNAIAVSEITYASIMVWTQRDNVVELMIVILLFFSAINLAVARIGHWVEKRLAVPGFGVGS, encoded by the coding sequence ATGGGGAATTCCCTTCTTCAGGCCTTCATAGACTGGACGGGCAAGATCGGGCTCAACTACGAGTTCCTCGCCGGCGGTTATGAGGCACAGATTTGGCGTGGTGGTTTTATCACCACGCTTTATCTCATTGTGCTCCTGATTCCGGTCAGCCTCGCTTTCGGCCTCCTCTTTGCGGCCATGCTGACATCCAGCCGCAAACTGGTATCCGCGCCCGTCAGGGCATTTATCGAAATCACCCGCAATACGCCGACGCTGGTGCAGCTGATGTTCAGCTTCCTGGTGCTGAACACGCTTGTCTCCAATGTCCTCGGCGGGGCGCAGAACAATCCGCTCTCGCCGTTTTTCTGGGTCGTGGCCGTCGTCGGCCTGCATGTGGCCGCCCTGCATGCCGATGCCATTCGCGCCGGCATCGAGGCCGTGCCGGAGCAGACCGTGGAGGCGGCCCGCGCCATCGGCTTCACCCGCCTGCAGATCCTGAGGTTCGTGGAGGCTCCTTTGGCGATCCGCGCCTCTCTGCCGGCCCTCGTCAATAATCTGATCAATCTGGTGAAGCTCACGACCGTCGGCAATGCGATCGCGGTGAGCGAGATCACCTACGCCTCGATCATGGTCTGGACGCAGCGCGACAACGTCGTCGAGCTGATGATCGTCATCCTGCTGTTCTTCAGCGCCATCAATCTGGCGGTCGCGCGAATTGGCCATTGGGTTGAAAAGCGCCTGGCCGTGCCGGGATTCGGAGTGGGATCATGA
- a CDS encoding transporter substrate-binding domain-containing protein produces MNFAKRTSTTLFAAALSIGALFSTLAHADATLDRIKGRGSLTVGVILSGAPFGYIDPAGQEQKGYNIDIAKALADKLGVKLETVTVTPPNRVQFLQQGKVDILIANMQYTEERAKILDYVPTPYDRSGGAAVGRKDSGLKDWSDLKGKAVCVSQGSNYTQPLIEQYGAEVKALPSQPESLLALQGGNCVAAVHVGATVGLLLQDRPEEWKDYTILFPTELVPSDSVIWLRKGETDTSNALDKVIRELHANGKLLEYAKANRLLNTSYLEEEHKKLESEGK; encoded by the coding sequence ATGAACTTTGCCAAGCGAACTTCGACGACGCTTTTTGCTGCGGCCCTTTCCATCGGCGCACTTTTCAGCACGCTCGCCCATGCCGACGCTACGCTCGACCGCATCAAGGGACGCGGCTCGCTGACGGTCGGCGTCATCCTGTCCGGCGCGCCATTCGGTTATATCGATCCGGCCGGCCAGGAGCAGAAGGGCTATAATATCGACATCGCCAAGGCGTTGGCCGACAAGCTCGGCGTCAAGCTGGAAACGGTGACGGTGACGCCGCCGAACCGGGTGCAGTTCCTGCAGCAAGGCAAGGTGGATATCCTCATCGCCAACATGCAGTATACCGAAGAGCGCGCCAAGATTCTCGACTACGTTCCGACCCCTTATGATCGCAGCGGTGGTGCGGCCGTCGGTCGCAAGGACAGTGGCTTGAAGGACTGGAGCGACCTGAAGGGCAAGGCGGTCTGCGTTTCGCAGGGGTCGAACTACACACAGCCGCTCATCGAGCAGTATGGCGCCGAAGTGAAGGCTCTGCCCAGCCAGCCGGAATCGCTACTGGCACTACAGGGTGGCAATTGCGTCGCTGCCGTCCATGTCGGCGCCACCGTCGGCCTTCTGCTTCAGGACCGCCCGGAAGAATGGAAGGACTACACCATCCTCTTCCCCACCGAACTCGTCCCGTCCGATTCCGTGATCTGGCTGCGCAAGGGCGAGACCGATACGAGCAATGCGCTCGACAAGGTCATCCGTGAGCTGCATGCGAACGGCAAGCTGCTCGAATACGCGAAGGCCAACCGACTGCTCAACACCTCCTATCTCGAGGAAGAGCACAAGAAGCTCGAGAGCGAAGGCAAGTGA